CATCTCCAAAAGAAATTAGTCCAAGTACAGAGTGTACGCAAGATGTAGCCCTTCTTTTAGAAAATTCCCCCGTTCCAAAAATTCCAATTTTTGTTTTGGTGTATAAAAACCCCCTTGGCCCAAACCCGGGGGAAGCACAGTTTCCAAAAAACAAACTCAAAAAAATCAGAAAGGGAATAGAAAAATGCAAAGTTCGATTCAATGAAGTTCCTTAGTTTGCGATTAGATCTTTATGTTTATTCTTCATTTCGACACATTTTTTTTCCGAATCAATTTGTTTCAAAAGAGTTTTTTTGACAGGGGCAGGAAGACGGGGATGGTTTCCTGTAAACTTCTTGATGATCAGAAGAGTTTCATCTGTACAAAAATCAGGTGCCAAACTTTTGGCAAACGCATCCAAATAGTTTTCATCTTCTCCGTTGTTAAACTTGTCCAACGCATCCAAATAGGTATCTAAAAAAGTTAGTTGGATATCTTTTTGATGTTCAGGAAAGAGAGAATAGGAAACCACTCGAAGAGTAGAGGAGGAATATTGACTCGATTTGGGATTGAGTAAGATTTGAATCCATTTTTCTTTTACCGAACGATTGGGTTCGGCACCTTCTGCCGCCAAACTAGAATTAACCCCCCTACTAGAAGGATCTGTTTTTTTCTCACGATCAATGATGTTTTGGATTTGAGTTCTGTCTGTTTCTAGAGAACTCAATTTTACGATGAGATTCCATCGTAAATCTTGGTCGATTTTTAGTCCGTTAACAGAAAGTTTGTTTTCCAGAAAGTCATACAATCTTTTTTTTGCATGGGCGGTATAAGTTGAATCAACAAGTGACACAAACAAATATCTTTGTTCATCGCTTCCCGGTTTTGCCTTTAGAAGTTCTTCCCATATGAATGTTTGTAAGGAATTTAAATCACGAATTCGTTTTTCTTCAGGAAACCAAAAACGACTGGTGAAATAGGTTGAACCGTTATCGCCAGCTATTCTAGATAAAATCCAACGTTTGATTTTGATATCAGTTTCGGAGGAATACAAACGAATTGTCGTATCCTTAAATTCATCAAAGGTAATATTTGCAAGTTGTACTTGTCTAAAGTAATCAGTCCACAAGATGAGTTTTCGCATTGGATCTGTGTCAAATTCTAAAACGTATTCTAAATTATCTTTGTTTGATTCTGTCCATTTCCAAATGGAAAAATCATGGTCTTCTGCGTTGATAAAAGTATAATTGGGGCAGGCTTTTACCGGAAAAATTGCATTTGTGGACCGGCCTGAATAAACGACAGGAACTTCTTCAAAGGAAAGTTGTTTGTTGGGTTTATCAAAAAAGTAAAGACCTAAGATAGTTTTATGATCACGGAGTTTATTTTCTAATCCTGGTGCAGATTGTACAATTTTCCAATAGAATTGGTTCTCAGTACAAATGGTAGTTAGTTCCACTTGGTTGGTTCCTTTGGTTTCTAACCAATCTTTGGACCATTTCTTCATTGGGAAACCACTAGCAAATTCTAACTCCTTTAAGAAGTCAGTGAGTGTAGAATTTGAATAAGAATACTTTCTTAGATAATTTTGAACTCCACGTTGAAAAGACTCCTCTCCGATAAAATAAACTAGTTGTTTAAGAACAGAAGCACCCTTTCCATAAGTGATTCCATCGAATTGTGTGAAAGCTTCTTCAGTATCAGAAACCTTTGCTTCTACAGGATGATTTGTGATATAACTATCTTCTTCATAGGCCCATTGTTTCATTTTTTCAAAAAAACTAATCCAGGTTTCTTTGAATTCGGAATTCTTCGCTTGGGCCAAACTCGCCATATAAGTCGCAAAACTTTCGTTAAGCCAAAGTCCATTCCACCAACGCATGGTGACCAAGTTTCCAAACCACATATGTGCCATCTCGTGTAAAACAACGTCAGAAAGATTTTCTCTTTGGGATCTTGTCATTGGGGCACGAGATACAAAACGTTCTGAAAAAGTGACGGCCCCAACATTTTCCATGGCACCAAAATTAAACTCAGGAACGATGATTTGATCATATTTTAAAAACGGATAAGGAATTCCAAAATAAGAATTAAAAAAAGCAAATCCTTCTTTGGTAAAGGTAAACCAGTCTTTGGGATCTACATATTTTGCTAGAGACTTTCTTACGAATAACCGTAAAGGTATGGATTCAAAATGATCTTCCCAAACTTGATAAGGACCTGCATGGAGAGAAAAAACATAAGTTGAGATTTTTGCTGATTCAGGGAATGAATAAGAAATTTCGTCTGTGTTGGTTCCTTTGGATTGGCCATTGGGAAGAGTTGTGGAAATTACCTTCCAATTTTTAGGAACAGTAACATTTAGTTTGAAAGTCGCTTTTAAATCAGGCTGGTCAAAACATGGAAACATTTTGTTTGCATGGAAAGCTTCGAATTGAGAATACAAATACACTTCTTTATCATCAGGATCTGTGAATTTATGCAGACCGTTTCCCGTTTTTGCATAAGGAGTTTCAAATTCAACCGTGAGTGTGTTGTTACCAATCATCAGATTGTTAGCTGGCAATTGGATATGACCATTTTCGTAAGTAAGGTTAGTTAGACTTTCTTCATTTAAAACAATACTATTAATTTTTCCTTGGAAATAGTCTAATCGTAGATCGTTGAGTTTTTTTCCCAAAAACTGGATTTTGACCTTTCCCGTAAAACTATCTCCTGATGTTAAATGAACA
This genomic stretch from Leptospira meyeri harbors:
- a CDS encoding TRL-like family protein, with translation MNRTLHFSIPFLIFLSLFFGNCASPGFGPRGFLYTKTKIGIFGTGEFSKRRATSCVHSVLGLISFGDASLEFLKSRSKIQNVTETNWTTFALLGMYANLCVEISGNE
- the pepN gene encoding aminopeptidase N — translated: MKKLLQIFTLISLVLLLDCRLKKSVYHLTQSEAETRFEIIEDIHYEMDVHLTSGDSFTGKVKIQFLGKKLNDLRLDYFQGKINSIVLNEESLTNLTYENGHIQLPANNLMIGNNTLTVEFETPYAKTGNGLHKFTDPDDKEVYLYSQFEAFHANKMFPCFDQPDLKATFKLNVTVPKNWKVISTTLPNGQSKGTNTDEISYSFPESAKISTYVFSLHAGPYQVWEDHFESIPLRLFVRKSLAKYVDPKDWFTFTKEGFAFFNSYFGIPYPFLKYDQIIVPEFNFGAMENVGAVTFSERFVSRAPMTRSQRENLSDVVLHEMAHMWFGNLVTMRWWNGLWLNESFATYMASLAQAKNSEFKETWISFFEKMKQWAYEEDSYITNHPVEAKVSDTEEAFTQFDGITYGKGASVLKQLVYFIGEESFQRGVQNYLRKYSYSNSTLTDFLKELEFASGFPMKKWSKDWLETKGTNQVELTTICTENQFYWKIVQSAPGLENKLRDHKTILGLYFFDKPNKQLSFEEVPVVYSGRSTNAIFPVKACPNYTFINAEDHDFSIWKWTESNKDNLEYVLEFDTDPMRKLILWTDYFRQVQLANITFDEFKDTTIRLYSSETDIKIKRWILSRIAGDNGSTYFTSRFWFPEEKRIRDLNSLQTFIWEELLKAKPGSDEQRYLFVSLVDSTYTAHAKKRLYDFLENKLSVNGLKIDQDLRWNLIVKLSSLETDRTQIQNIIDREKKTDPSSRGVNSSLAAEGAEPNRSVKEKWIQILLNPKSSQYSSSTLRVVSYSLFPEHQKDIQLTFLDTYLDALDKFNNGEDENYLDAFAKSLAPDFCTDETLLIIKKFTGNHPRLPAPVKKTLLKQIDSEKKCVEMKNKHKDLIAN